Below is a window of Paremcibacter congregatus DNA.
AAACGCTCCAATCCCCGGGGAACAGTCGGGAAATTGATCGGCTGAACATAGATGTTGAACTCATCCAGCAAGATATCCGAAGCCTGCTTACAAATCACAGGATCGCCAACCAATACAGGTACGATATGACTGACCGATGGCATAACCGGTAAGTCCGCCGCCCGCATTTTTTCTTTCAATACGGCCGCACGTTCCTGGTGTATCTGACGTTCAATCTGGCTTTCTTTTAAATGCCGCACACTGGCCAGCGCACCCGCTGTTACAACGGGTGACAGGGATGTTGTAAAAATAAACCCGGACGCAAAAGTACGTACCGCATCAACGATGTCCGCTGTAGAAGTAATATACCCTCCCATCAGACCGAAAGCCTTACCCAGCGTTCCTTCAATAACAGTTAACCGATCCATCAGGTTTTCCCGATCTGCAAGACCGCCGCCACGAAGGCCATACATGCCAACCGCATGTACTTCATCCAGATAGGTCAGGGCATTATACTTGTCCGCCAGATCACAGAATTCCCTGATGGGCGCGAAATCGCCGTCCATTGAATAAACGGATTCAAAGGCAATCAGTTTCGGAACATTGGGATCGCAGGCCTTCAGCAGGCTTTCGAGATGTTCAACATCGTTATGGCGGAAAATATGTTTCTCACAACCGCTGTGGCGAATGCCTTCAATCATAGAGGCATGATTAAGCGCATCGGAGAAAATCACACATCCCGGCATCAATTTCGCCATGGTGCTGATGGTGGCTTCGTTGGAGATGTAACCAGACGTGAACAGCAGCCCCGCTTCCTTACCATGCAGGTCGGCGAGCTCCTGTTCCAACAGGACATGATAATGATTGTTTCCGCTGATGTTACGGGTACCGCCGGCACCGGCGCCGGTATTGCGCAGAGCATCTTCCATCGCGCTGATGACTTTGGGATGTTGCCCCATGCCAAGATAATCATTACTACACCAGACGGTAATGTCTTTTACGCCGTCCTCGGTATACCACGTTGCATTAGGAAAACTGCCTCGCTGGCGTTCAATATCAGTAAAGACACGATAACGCCCCTCATTCTTCACCGACTTGATAGCGTCAGAAAAAATCCGATCATAATCCATATGCGTGGCCTAACTTAAAAATATAATCACCGGGACGTCGCAAGGTTCCGCCCAAAAACAAAAACTTAGCAAGTTTACTTTTTAACGGCTCCGCTTTATCACAATCCTGTCATAAAACACAGTGTTAAATGCATAAACTACGTTATTATAGTATCCGGCGTCTTATATCGTGTCAAACGCCAGATGGACTATAATTGTGATTATTTATACTTATTTGACGCAAATCAATCTGGATTAATATGCTTGGAAACGCAGCTGATCTGTCCAGAAGCTTTCCAGTTTGCGTAAGGAATTACGCATTTCAGAAACGTCCGCGTCAGCAAATACATTTTTTTCCTGAACGGTTTTGAGATTCTCATCAAACAAATCACCAACGAGATCGCAAACTTTTTTGCCTTCATCACTCAACCAAATGCGTAATGCGCGTCTATCATGCTCTGCCCGTTCCTGCTTGATGTAACCGGCCTCAACAAGTTTCTTCAGGTTATAGGAAACATTGGACCCAAGATAATACCCCCGATTACGCAAATCACCGGCCGTCATTTCATGATCGCCGATATTATACAGTAACAAGGCTTGTACACTGTTCACATCA
It encodes the following:
- a CDS encoding MarR family winged helix-turn-helix transcriptional regulator, producing MTVAGHSSSLIGGHETPEARTKLDFLECLRLIERLHRRMLDIVKNRLDGVGMNDVNSVQALLLYNIGDHEMTAGDLRNRGYYLGSNVSYNLKKLVEAGYIKQERAEHDRRALRIWLSDEGKKVCDLVGDLFDENLKTVQEKNVFADADVSEMRNSLRKLESFWTDQLRFQAY
- the hemA gene encoding 5-aminolevulinate synthase, with translation MDYDRIFSDAIKSVKNEGRYRVFTDIERQRGSFPNATWYTEDGVKDITVWCSNDYLGMGQHPKVISAMEDALRNTGAGAGGTRNISGNNHYHVLLEQELADLHGKEAGLLFTSGYISNEATISTMAKLMPGCVIFSDALNHASMIEGIRHSGCEKHIFRHNDVEHLESLLKACDPNVPKLIAFESVYSMDGDFAPIREFCDLADKYNALTYLDEVHAVGMYGLRGGGLADRENLMDRLTVIEGTLGKAFGLMGGYITSTADIVDAVRTFASGFIFTTSLSPVVTAGALASVRHLKESQIERQIHQERAAVLKEKMRAADLPVMPSVSHIVPVLVGDPVICKQASDILLDEFNIYVQPINFPTVPRGLERLRFTPSPLHTDEMVDHLITSLSAVWAQLDVKKFANAA